Sequence from the Zeugodacus cucurbitae isolate PBARC_wt_2022May chromosome 5, idZeuCucr1.2, whole genome shotgun sequence genome:
TGAGCACTCTGTGTTGATCTATTTTGTCGTACTATTGATATCTACAAgctttctttctctctctccctctctctgaaCACTGTTCATGATTGTTATAATCGAAGTCCTCTCAAAAGCtaaagaattagtaaaaagtTAAGCCCCTCaaaattctatattatatatgaaaatcaaaaagttttcaattaaataaatattgacataCACACCTTCCTAAATCGTTTGCGCactttatataaataagataaaattattaaaaatatacggTACTTTTTCTACTAAATTGTGACATTCCCCCATTATGATATCACTCCCTCATAGTTGCacattttatttatggtttttttttcgaaatgcgAAAAAAGTTTCTTTTCCAGTCATAAATAACCGCAATTACCTTTTTGATTACTTGTTATTTACTGTTGTGGTATTTTTCCTTCCGACCACTTCACTGCCGGTTATCAGTACGCGCACAGCTGCGGTGCCACATATCAAACATCCGACCGCAGTGGAACCTATACTAGCGGAAGTTCGATGTGCTTATCAAACTTAAAAGTTTATACCTGCATTAAGCGATATCGagctcacatatatatatatatatatatatatatatatatatacatatataatcataaCTCTCATGACAGCTCTGTATTATACAATATGTACTTGTAGATATTTCTTGGTCTCAACAATACAATCTATAATTGCATACAAGGCcaagtgaagaaaatattgtttacgATTTCTTTTATCATATCGATTTGGTGTAAGTAATATTCATTTCCACATTTAGCCGATTACTCATTACTTATGCTGTTATTGTTTTGATGTTTTCTGGTCATAAATTGTTTAGAAATtgcaaatgaatgaatttaGATGATTACCATATTAATCAAAACTATGGAACATGATATCGATTTTGGGAGTGGTAGAACCGTAGAAAGTGTTGTTTACCAAGATATAAGAGATTTTATCACCtgttttttaaaacaataaatactcCGATAAGTTTTCTATGTTTATTGATTTGGAGCATTTGTTTACTCTATTACAGACAGTTTTTTAAGAGTTtttatttcgttaaaataataagaattatatcgctcTAACTCTGGTAAGATTTAAACCTTGAAAGAAAATTGCTTGATTTtgatcaaataatatataacccTTGTAGTATATCCATTATAAATCctattattttggaaatttgttaTGTCGTTTTCCCATCTAGAGTATTTCGTTTCGTTCTCGTTCGAAGTCGAGTGGTTCTTTGTTTTAACACCGTTTAGaattattttctgaaaaatagGACTACAATTGAagttctataacttgaagttctccatagcataatccacaaaaaaacctcgagttagagagactttgaatTATGGATTATGGCTACGGGTAATTCAAGGGACCCGTTTCAgaattatattttaagtatttaaaaaatcatcactgagaaatgttttaatatacagttgaacttccctaactcgaatcaccatacttaaaatataattctgaaaataaattaaacttccAGGCCCGCATTCCAACTTAAAATAGGGTATACGGTTGTTAACTACATTTGCTTTTCGTATTTATAGTTCAAGATAATATGAGTTTATGTCTTATATTCTTTCGAAATCGCCAAAATATTGCCAgagtagttaaaaaaattatactaaatTTACGTTAAATGCAGAAATTATTATTCAGAGCTATCAGACGCGACAACCTTCGTGATAAAGAACACTTAACATTGAACCTCATAGTGTATTGCTCCTAAATTCCATTATACAATATTCTGAGGCAAGTTTTTTAGctaaatacataagtatttatcaAACATAAGTGTACTGAGTATACAACTGATAAACGATAAATGTCTTCATTGATAGTTTGTGTCAAAAAAATCTGTCAATATTTCAAGTTAAACTATTTATACAACTTGAGATCTTGcggtattttaataaaacaacacaGATATGAAAATCATTTGATTCATTTAGGAGACACGTAATCATTAGAATTAGTATGAAAGAAGAAGTAATCAAACTTCTATTTGCAATAGTAATGCTAGAAAGAcaaattatgcataaatatgtattgttttgcaataatcgaaaaaaaaatatttgtcataATATGTCCTCAATTACATAATCGTgtagacatatttacatatgtatacaataaaagtggtaaaaatataaaaaatataaaaagtaccATCATTTATTATAGTTGTCATCAACGGACCTATAATCTGTAAAGGCCCATCTGCAATCTGGTATTTACAAACATTTCGAGGCAACTAGCTCAGCAGTATGATTTCGAGCGATTATAGCGCTTAGGCAAATTTATAGCAATTACCGTGTTTTTATCAAATTCGTTACGTATGCATATGAGCGCTTGCAATTACACATATTTgtgctttgtttttttgtatttctcttATGCGGTAGCAAATGTTTTTGTAACATACTGGTTACGCTATAAGTGAATTGGTGACTATAAGTAGTCCTtcgtcattatttattttatgactaAGCAAAGCTACTATGAGGTATGGTATCTTTTTGAGTAATGAAAGGagtaattcattaaatttgaaatcaagTGTTCAGGGAAGAGTTGAATTGACAAGATCATCTATATCTGCATTTCTATTAAAAACAAACTAGTCTATTTCTTTTAGATATATCTGttggaattatattttttcatgccATTAATTACTTGTCTAAATGCATCGGGCATATGTGGGTCCCATATACGTTTGAATCGGATATAAGATTTTGTCTTACAACTTCTGGAAATGAAAGGAAATGgccaaaattttgttaaatattgaagcaaaattaaaaacattttgagCTCTATTTCTAACAAATCCGTGTcttgttctaaaaatttattttattttttttttttaatctttaagcACATTAAAATTGTTTGTCCTTTTTAGTGAATAATTGTACTGTTATAAATGATTATAGGtacagtttttgagatattttattttctttattttgataaaaatgtaactaaatcgattttacttttttttgtccTGACTGGGCCATTTTGAGAGACAACACTTTCACCAAACTGGAacttggaaccacatattgtctaaGTGCATATCATCCAAtacgggccaaaaatattcggctatcattgagcggtagcgattcccattcacagtacgGTTTTGATCAtgacggaagaagtacggcccaatgacgccgccggcccataaaccgcaccaaatcgtAACGTTTTCGGAaagcaatggtgactcatggagtacgtgtggttGCCTGACTAGTTTGCTTTTTGACGAAGTCGTTTacgacgaccataaattggacgaagTTGAGGCCACAGACTCCGAGTTTCggttgtaaattttaataatttcgactcgtagttggatcgtatatctttccacgaTGAAATGGGAAAAATAAGGTCGTTTGCTGTtcttatcggtctacttttgtagagtTCCTtctgaaaacccctttataataATTTACTCCACTCATGTTTTTATATACTTCAACAATTTCTTTAAGCCAGCAGTCACTTCAAATTTTCGCTGCTGGGATATGACGACCGCGTTGCCAACAATAAGCAAGCCAAGGCGTAAACAATGAAATgcgcatacaaatacataagtaAACCACATGTTGACATGCTCAACATAATAATTGcactataaaaaaatacttgcaacgacaacagcaacaacaacaacaaaagcgggaATTTATACGAAATACTTGCATTGCAATATTTATGCAGCATTTACGCCGTGCGACACTGTGCTCTGAATTATTATTCGGATACACCGTTAACTGTAATGCATGACTGTTGACCGCATTTGTGgcgttaaaaatgcaaaatgcgtACGAAACATTTAACAGCATTTTTTCTTTGTGTACAGCAACACTTTcacttatacaacaacaaaaaaacaatgacATTTGCTGTGTGTGATTCTTCATTTGCATGCGTGAGTGTGTTTTGGTATGTTATGAAACGcataatttgtttacattttgttgaCACTACAGTTTGGCTACTTAACAGTACTTGGCATTCAAATCAATTGCCAATCATTACATAACCAACAAATGTAATCTAGCCGAAAAGCAATGTGTattagcacatatgtatgtatgtttgtttgtatgcactCCTACTACTTGTTgtttatgtgtatttatgttttaGTTCAAAATACGTATGTTTACAAGTCGCTTATTTAGGGTATGTcgggaaatatgtacatatgtatatatgtaggtgttaGTGGTAAACAAGATTATCATTGTCAAATAAGAAAGATAATATTGTACAGTTATTAGcacgttttgttattgtttacgcTTACTGTGCTGCGTTCTCACGCAATTCTAATAGAACATCAttctatatatagaatatacataCAGTAATAGTACACTGCCTATCAGTTAACATGGTCCGCATGGGCATAGTATATAAAACcggcacaaaaacaaaaagttaaaatgttttttaactaCAAATACTTTTAATGATTATAAATTAAGTATaggtaaataatttattaaaaacaagtaaggaagggctaagttcgggtgtaaccgaacattttatactctcgcaatttattgatgtaattttataaagacaacacaattcgacccatatattcggcataaagttcaatagaataacgaaaatcatcataaatagtatatggggactgaggtaattcctaaaccgatttcactcgttttcaccaccaagatacaatgtatcgaagactatacgatcacttaatttaatattacttataattaggtatataggatctgggggaagttatgacccgatttttaccatttcaggtacagagagaaactgttataagaaaaaaattcagagggaatgaattacattaaaatatctgagggatttacctatattttcggtgaaaaattaaccttaggcactgagttcttcatgtttgatatcaggggccttgaaaagtcatggtccgattttgacaatttttccacaagtgatgtcacagctcaaatacagtatttgtgtaaagttttattccgctagcttcattggttccttatgaatacattataaagtgaacgagatggaattcaaaattgggttatatgggaagtagacgtagttgtgaaccgatttcgcccatattccacccgtgtcatcagggtgtcaagaaagtgttatataccgaatttcattgaaatcggtcgaatagttcttgagatatggtttttgacccataagtgggcgacgccacgcccattttccattttgtaaaaaaatctcagtgcagctttcttctgccatttcttatgtaaaatttggtgtttctgacgtttttcgttagggagttaacccacttttcgtaattttcaacctaacctttgtatgggaggtgggcgtggttattatccgatttctttcatttttggactgtataaggaaatggctaaaagaaacgactgcagaaagtttggcttatatagctttattggtttgcgagttatatacaaaaaaacttatttgagggcggggtcacgcccacttttccaaaaaaattacatcaaaatgtgcccctccctaatgggatcctatgttccaaatttcattttcataactttatttatggcttagttatgacactgtataggttttcggtttcctccattttgtgggcgtggcagtagaccgattttgcccattttcgaaagcaacctcctcagggtgccaaggaacatgtgttccaagtttcattaagatatcttaatttttactcaagttatcgcttgcacggacagacggacagacatccggatttcaaatataaccccatatctaactcttatatttcttggtgacacaaacaaccgttatgtgaacaaaactatgatactctgtgcaacaggttgcgagagtataaaaaatatttgaatataaaacttgtaaaaagtaaaaaatatatattagaaaatagTAAATCATTCACAATGGCGAAATATAcgctttatttaataaatatttaaaatataatagctGTCATCAATTGGCAAAGCGTTATAGAGCAGCCAATAGAACGCACTATCGTGTAATTCAAACAGAGAGGCAGCACTTAGGGATGCTTTATTGTTGCTTTCAGATAtacaatttttgacaggcgagcagcgccccaagatagcgagcagataagtgaccaatcgattacagctaatgttgatttgtttattttcaattgattttaataatttaataatgtttCTAAGTGATTAAGAATTTTGTACAAAACATCATTGATatcaattttatatgtattctaaatgattacaataattttttttagttttgttaatTGCCGGTTTCAATCGCATacgaaactaaataaatatacatataagatatTACTTGAAAGTCAAGGGGTTAGGTGTGTTTCAAAAAACTgtggaataattttttttgccttaagaaatagtgcaatatgtttaaattaataTCCAAATTTATTAAATCGATTCGAGTagaattctaagagatataccctttggatgtttcaatttttcaagttgGTGAACACGATGTCTCGAGAAGTTATGAAACGATTTTGTTtaaactttgcatacatttttggtataacattatctagttaatgaatgaagaatttttttatattttatttacaactattttttcgagACGATATATGTCGAAAATTTGACTAAAaagtgagatttttattttcttttttctttcgttcattaactagttcATTAActatttactatcgaaatatttttggtttattgattttagatcaaGTAATAATGAGTTATAATGTCCTCACAAGAGCTTGTTTTTTGAACACTTCATGGAAGATACGGTACCACcggctgaattgtttaaataaaaaatatgattgtatataactattaaaaaaatggtAGACATACCCTTATTTTCAGCCTTTGAaaccacctaaccccttaatatatGTAGAGAGGTTTGGTGGTTAATTTTCTAGAGAGTGAGAACtgataaatgattttttatgatTCAGTACAGTTTagtgattttaattttcttggcaataataatataattcaaaaataatttatgtatatatccgAGAATCATGCTCTTCGATAAACTTGCTATCAAATCATGTTCAGAGATATATGACTTAAAGTCTCAACGGCTAAGTAAATAACCAAAATTTTACTCTCTAGTGTTGCTGTCATGCAGAAAGAATTTCTGTTTCACATTTCTTAAACCTGATGATGCTACCTATGTACTTTACTCTATGTAAATTTTTCGAGAAAAAGATTAAGAAAATTAGAAAAGAAATGATGAATGAAGAAAAAGTTTTAGAAAATcgtaatttgtatatatgtatgtatacaaattatgAAAGCTCTgtaatttaaagttaaaatatttttttaatgattccatgtttactaaataatatttaactatTCACTGTCTTGCCTCACAGTGCACACTCCATCCattaatgttacgtatacgtcaTGGACCAGCAGATTTTGTTAGTACATTAATCAAAACCATgacttgaaaataatttataatttactataaaataaGTAGATTTGATAAAATTCTCAGAATTTCGCGTTTGCGCATAAGTGTGTGTTTTCGTTGACTACAGCTGgcgtttcaaaaaaataaatttggcaCTTGGTTTCTCGCGATAAGTGCTTTAGAAAGATTAGATCTTTTGCTGCTTGTGAATATTTATGAACGGGCATAAGGAGTGGAAATATACTGCAGACATGTAGTTccagtgaaataaattaaataatcagAAATATCAAGAGTTCACATGTTGCttatctttaaaatttatacaggtgtttatgcatatgtgttattatttggtatatatgtttgtatattattatgtataaatcttaattatttattcattttgttagacttttggtattttttacacttttcatTGATATAATTATCTTAAATTTTTGTGATTGTTATTGTGtaatgatatttgatatttgttatTTACACGCACTTTTTTGTTCGCCTTTATTTAAGAAGTTGCGTTCATTCCTTCCTATTTCCGATTTCTATACtaatttaaagtgaatttattCTTAATATCAATAATATATACTTACTCAAAATCTTACTTAACTCAAAATCGGTTAAATCTGGTTCAATATCTTAACGAACGGCACCCACCATATTTGATTGAATACATTGACGTGTGATAACGAACTGTTGTGGCCGAAATTTTTGATTGACATTCTCGTTTTTTTGTATGTACCTATgtactataaaataattttactttcgaTTAAGTTGATTGCATGTATTTAAGTTCGCTTTGCGTTTACTCATTAAATGGAAAAATCGCGGCGTAATTATCGAGTGCAAAATAAAATTCGGTTTCTATGCGTTTTAGCGATTCAATTGATTGTAGTAAACAGCAATATTTACTAAATTGcactaaaaaacaaaataaaacttcGCGCATAATTACTGTGGTTTATTACTAGACAAAAtttagcatttttattttattttagttagttCCTTCGTTGATAAGTGATTGCGCgtatttttttacacattcaTACTGATTCATCAGTTTGCATTCTTATTTGCAAAAACGTGTTTATTAGTGCATAATTGTTGActtagataaatacaaaaaatatatttcgcaaaTTATATGTTCCATGAACTTTGAAGCTCAGTCTACTAAATATATTACGCGATGCGCTGTCTTtcagaaaaaataattgttttcccATCATTAATATGTGGTCATTTATACTACGATAAACATatagctgtattcattgcttatttTGTCTGTAGCATCCGCTAACGTTAAtgcttttatgagcttggcaattttcgtttgttaaaaccTCACGCTCgttgtatgttcgtgaattcttgaccaaaaacaatactgtaacgatgttcCACCCTCCTTCGTCGCTAAACATGACTCCGTgagacttttttctatttccaaaattaCATATGACCTTCAAGGGCCTTCGTTTTACCAGCAAACGTGAAATCGTTGAAAaagcttaaggggttaggggtagtcagagacacgaaaaatgagaattttcagtaatatttAATTGCTATTAAACCATGttgttttacaaaagtaataatttggcattattacacaatgttttgacttgaagtaacggaaatttgaaaaaaaattataatttccaaagttatagctgtttgtgttgactcaGTTCAAAAACAATgcccttgcggtgacaatcatatgtccttggagattcatttaAAATCAATCGGTTAagcaaaattagttttataaatagataatcctgagcctgatcgaagctctttttttttcaaaaattaacaaaattgcggcctcaggaaatgtttttctagattttctgaaaaaattaaaatctaaaaaaatcaaaattttcgaaaaaaaaagcttcgatcaggccctggattattatgtattctaaatttcattaaaatttactgaaCGGTTTTCGGGtaacagttgtcaccagttcaaaaaacatggttttgagaaaaacgcaattgaaagtttcacactagcgttttggaaTGCTCGAtcactctttgttatttgtcaaataactcaaaaagtaattatcggatcaacctcaaattttcagagaatatttttaagatattacacttaacgaaaaaaatgattttttgaaaatcctgattaCTCCTAACccaaggctatcccaaaaatcaaatttgagAAGTGTATCAACTATTGGAAGAACTGGGACAATTCACGTTCTTTTTTAAGATACctcatataatattatacttgCCATACAAGCAAGTCGTCAGCCTTGAGTTCTTTTTGCTGcgttttcctttaatttttcgTATTTACGGGTAGTCAATTCTTAAGGTATGTCATTCTATGTCAATACTTTGATATCAGACGtccttattattattaaatatcggTTCCCATTTCAATCCATGTGGTGGGTTGGTCATATCCTCTGTGTTAATTGCTATTTGTGTAGAAATGTGTGATTGTATGACCCTtcataagatttttttttggaaaaatcgacctattttcaatctttttttttatataaaatattaaatattaagttccaacattttattaaatatttaatgagggattactgaaaattttgaagaagaaTATCAAAAACTCTACTATTTTGATATGATTTTCGGCGAGCCCTCGGGGAAAAATATGCGTCCGCAGAACGTAACTCGTCAGCATAACTCCCATCAGATTAAtccaaagtaaatatataaattcatagcGGGAATTGTACTGAACTGAGGTCCTCCAAACATGTTGAACCAACTCCAATTCTGGTGAATGTCAAATGATAAGAAATAAGGAGGAAGCCGTACTATTTCCTATACAAAATAATGTTGTATGTACCAGATTTCACTAAAATGCCATATATCTTTCCACcttctttgaaatttttgcatCCGCTGGTATTAACCCCGGAATTAGCAATTATTTGATAatgatttcactttttttaataaaccaaaaacgattttaataaaacaaaaactagtaaaataaaactttaaatttaaacaatttaaatcatttagcccatttcactttatttcttcaatttatttattccgtGAAGCGTGTACAGCAATAAAAAAGTTACTTCACGAGCTGTCATAAACCAGTCAAAGTCGGTcgataaaaagcaaataaaataaatggtcAAATATTTAATCGAAATATGAGTAATCTGACGACACACGACACAttgaaaaccaaaataaaaataaaaacaaaaacaagaaaaactgaCCTAGACAACAGCAAATATTTTCGTAGATTTAGTGTAAACAACATATGTGACAACCGTAAAAAAATTAAGCCGGCAAAAAGTGACCACACGACATTTAATAGTAAACGCTCAGCGGAAACCGGATCATTTCACAAACTCACACGCACGCACGCGCTTTACTGCACTCCATACGCCGATTTCAAGCTTGAATGCTGTCTGTGGATGCACGTTTCTATTAAACTCTCGACCGGCTTACTTTGATACGCTCCAATGATGCTTAAATGAGCCACACGACAAGTCGATTGAGCCGCAAAGAAAAGCtgctgattattattattttttttttttgctgttgttgttgttgtactttttcaCGGTCGCCTTGAGTGTAAGAAAATTTGCTCTAAAATGTCCAAATCACTTAATTTATGAGTTTGCTACCGCATCGCTGTGCACTGATGGACTGGCAACTCGGCAAGTAATGCAGTAGTTTACTAGGCGGCTGAGCGGGCTCCaccgttttttttgttttccttttttttggtTGTGGTGTGTTGGAGGACGTCGAATATGTGCAGAAAGTTGTTTCGCATCTTGGAAAGTGAAACTCGTTGATGATATTTACATTtggattattgtttttatttgtcggtgaTTCCGGTTTGTCATTGGTATTCCCACTTTTCTGCTTCACATAAGATTCGTCATGGTAAACAAAAAGGTACTCACTTTTTGAGATGAACTTATGTGATGAAAATGAATACAGTCTTGTAGTCTTTGAAAGTtctctaaaaattattatatatagggTGGTCCAGACCAAGTTACCAAAAAGTTTATATATCAGACAGagatttcttattattatattatatctaaATTGCAAGCTCTTAActaatacatatttctttttttttctcttttcagaCGCGCAAAAATCGACTTGCCCACATTGCCTGCCAGCTTACCATCCTTGCCATTAGTATATCAGCACTCTTGCCACACGTCTTGGgtatacaacagcaacagcatttcCCTGCAGATTATCTGGTGCCACCACCATTACCCACAGCACAACAACTGAAACATCAAAATGCGCCCACACATCAAGCTGCCGAAACAGTGGCGGCACCTAGTCACACGTCCAATAATGCCGTCGAACCGCCTGGTTTTATGTCACGCATAGCACGCTGGTTTGGACTTGGAGCGGCGGAACAAAATCAACTTGCCAGTGGTTTCTCGTCGGAAGGTAAACAAGCATACAATTATCAAGTGCCGTTGGGACCCGATGGTAAACCGTGTAACCTCTGCAACAAATACCCTTGGGTGCCAATGTTCCCGCAGGGACTACAATATCAGGCGAATAATCAGCACGCACCAGTGGTGCCACAACAACAGTTACATCAGCACTACGAAGCGCAGGCCTCACAGAAGTATGCACAACAACAGCCATTGCCATTTGGCCACGCTGGCAAACAACAGTTACCTGTCAGACAACGCGCTGTGCAATTCAATTTCCCCACAGTCTATCAACCACTGCCGGGCCCCTACAAAGCACCCGCGGTAGTAGCGAAAGCTCCAGTGTCACCACCATACCTGCCTGCACCGGTGCCGAATCTCAGCCTGAACGCTTTGCCACCCATATATAATGCGCAACCATTTCGGCAGCCTTATCTGACGCCTGCGGCTTCCACAACAACGACCACGACTACCGAAACGCCACAGGGTAGTACACAGCAATTGCCTTCAACGGAACCGGCGCATTTCGCGGAAAATATTGGTGCACCTTCGGAGTTGCAACCGGATCGTGTGCGTCCAGAGCAGACGTATACAACGCCAACACGAGATCATGATCCAAGCTTTGAGATCGTTAAGAGCCATCAAATTACGGATTTCGTCTCCTCAGTTGAGTATCCGGTGACGTTCGAGCAATCACCTTCTATAGATTTGGGACAACAACAGGCGCCCGTCAACCCACAACCGGTCAAGGAGACGGTGGCGACTGTGTCATATCAACATGAGACGTTCAGTCCAAATCTACACAAACACCTGCCTGCTTCGCAAATACTCACCGAATTGGGCAGCTTTGCAGCGAAACCGCAGACACAGCAGACCCAGCAACCGCAACAGCCCCAGTCTACACAGTCGCAGATCGCAACAGCAACTCAGTCGCAAACTCAATCGCCTCAACAGTCTCAACTATATCAGCAGACGGATACTTCTTATCAGACGgcgccacagcaacaacaagtgcaatatACGCAAAGTTCTACAACACAGTCGCAAACTGGGTACACACAATATCAACAGAACTACGAACCTTCCACAACATTCTACACGACACCTTATCAACAGCAAACGCAATATCAACAGCACAATTATGAGCCACAGAAAGCACACTATGAACCGCAAGGTGAGGATAACTTCCCCTCCGCTTCGTCGCACAACGCCACCGAGGTGCAACATCAGCAACAAAATGTGGACTACAGGCCTTGGTTACCGCTGACGCAAACCTTCCCCTACACTACCACAGAGCCGCCGCGTGAATTCGATTTGTCGACGCAATTGCCGCAGGTGGGTGAGGTGGACTACATAACGGAACGCGTTCAAGGAAATACACAAGTGCAGTTTTTACCTTCCCTGCAGACACAACAACCACCGCGACCAGCATCGATAAAGCATGATGCACGCGAAACACCAAAACGCCTGTTGGATTCTCCCATACAACATGCGCCCAGCTTTCTTAATCAACCACGCCCCTTTACACGTGATCCGAGTGAGTTGAATTTGCGCAAACCGCCTGTGTCATTTGTGAACCCACAGCCTTATC
This genomic interval carries:
- the LOC105218143 gene encoding mucin-2 isoform X1 — translated: MVNKKTRKNRLAHIACQLTILAISISALLPHVLGIQQQQHFPADYLVPPPLPTAQQLKHQNAPTHQAAETVAAPSHTSNNAVEPPGFMSRIARWFGLGAAEQNQLASGFSSEGKQAYNYQVPLGPDGKPCNLCNKYPWVPMFPQGLQYQANNQHAPVVPQQQLHQHYEAQASQKYAQQQPLPFGHAGKQQLPVRQRAVQFNFPTVYQPLPGPYKAPAVVAKAPVSPPYLPAPVPNLSLNALPPIYNAQPFRQPYLTPAASTTTTTTTETPQGSTQQLPSTEPAHFAENIGAPSELQPDRVRPEQTYTTPTRDHDPSFEIVKSHQITDFVSSVEYPVTFEQSPSIDLGQQQAPVNPQPVKETVATVSYQHETFSPNLHKHLPASQILTELGSFAAKPQTQQTQQPQQPQSTQSQIATATQSQTQSPQQSQLYQQTDTSYQTAPQQQQVQYTQSSTTQSQTGYTQYQQNYEPSTTFYTTPYQQQTQYQQHNYEPQKAHYEPQGEDNFPSASSHNATEVQHQQQNVDYRPWLPLTQTFPYTTTEPPREFDLSTQLPQVGEVDYITERVQGNTQVQFLPSLQTQQPPRPASIKHDARETPKRLLDSPIQHAPSFLNQPRPFTRDPSELNLRKPPVSFVNPQPYPNHKQNAVDVPFSTAPWLVTPLPPLPTFTGAPAAPTPTSTYSAIDASGQYAGMSPPTPPPPARHNDVHQIIIPYTTKNKPRPFEPTRSQPAVDQIAQHNAAFQKWSAQQNSVDIHEQQESKLVTAQLATESPLPEPPRRNTKYVTKILASNLRDLLRREHEMRQQKTNSSNFDLSKLQKNIDDWTEQEYTSLSHRPSTPTIRGRSKHIPTEYLTTTTPASRRPKTTISLFEPSSELPASVNDLQSLLFDRGSKRYELNQIDDDVNNHLLDTLESETATVPATVTTSQTTTQHPPKNSNGHAAPNFMHFGADTYQPEPAELWRKAKVAISPQTHEKVYVVTPQPRFFPQRTLTTTTTSTELPPSTRKSPRFIVRPTPGNGTHSSASAPSLYSPELFGLSGLSAYVPAKPVEIIDGNSKVFNIITAPPKTQADESSDQYSTKDQLSLVKKGRKLRSTMSPSPR
- the LOC105218143 gene encoding mucin-2 isoform X2, whose amino-acid sequence is MTRKNRLAHIACQLTILAISISALLPHVLGIQQQQHFPADYLVPPPLPTAQQLKHQNAPTHQAAETVAAPSHTSNNAVEPPGFMSRIARWFGLGAAEQNQLASGFSSEGKQAYNYQVPLGPDGKPCNLCNKYPWVPMFPQGLQYQANNQHAPVVPQQQLHQHYEAQASQKYAQQQPLPFGHAGKQQLPVRQRAVQFNFPTVYQPLPGPYKAPAVVAKAPVSPPYLPAPVPNLSLNALPPIYNAQPFRQPYLTPAASTTTTTTTETPQGSTQQLPSTEPAHFAENIGAPSELQPDRVRPEQTYTTPTRDHDPSFEIVKSHQITDFVSSVEYPVTFEQSPSIDLGQQQAPVNPQPVKETVATVSYQHETFSPNLHKHLPASQILTELGSFAAKPQTQQTQQPQQPQSTQSQIATATQSQTQSPQQSQLYQQTDTSYQTAPQQQQVQYTQSSTTQSQTGYTQYQQNYEPSTTFYTTPYQQQTQYQQHNYEPQKAHYEPQGEDNFPSASSHNATEVQHQQQNVDYRPWLPLTQTFPYTTTEPPREFDLSTQLPQVGEVDYITERVQGNTQVQFLPSLQTQQPPRPASIKHDARETPKRLLDSPIQHAPSFLNQPRPFTRDPSELNLRKPPVSFVNPQPYPNHKQNAVDVPFSTAPWLVTPLPPLPTFTGAPAAPTPTSTYSAIDASGQYAGMSPPTPPPPARHNDVHQIIIPYTTKNKPRPFEPTRSQPAVDQIAQHNAAFQKWSAQQNSVDIHEQQESKLVTAQLATESPLPEPPRRNTKYVTKILASNLRDLLRREHEMRQQKTNSSNFDLSKLQKNIDDWTEQEYTSLSHRPSTPTIRGRSKHIPTEYLTTTTPASRRPKTTISLFEPSSELPASVNDLQSLLFDRGSKRYELNQIDDDVNNHLLDTLESETATVPATVTTSQTTTQHPPKNSNGHAAPNFMHFGADTYQPEPAELWRKAKVAISPQTHEKVYVVTPQPRFFPQRTLTTTTTSTELPPSTRKSPRFIVRPTPGNGTHSSASAPSLYSPELFGLSGLSAYVPAKPVEIIDGNSKVFNIITAPPKTQADESSDQYSTKDQLSLVKKGRKLRSTMSPSPR